One genomic window of Candidatus Hydrogenedentota bacterium includes the following:
- the fliQ gene encoding flagellar biosynthesis protein FliQ, translating to MTVDDIVDIGRSAMIVTLLASAPMLLSGMVVGLLISIFQSVTQIQEITLTFVPKIVVVLVAFVIFLPWMSDVILVFVRDLYGSFDTLVLP from the coding sequence GTGACCGTTGATGATATTGTAGACATCGGGCGAAGCGCCATGATTGTGACGCTGCTGGCCTCCGCGCCCATGCTTCTTTCCGGCATGGTCGTGGGCTTGCTCATCAGCATTTTTCAGTCGGTGACGCAGATCCAGGAAATCACCCTCACCTTCGTGCCGAAGATTGTGGTGGTCCTGGTAGCCTTTGTCATTTTCCTTCCGTGGATGTCCGATGTCATTCTGGTCTTCGTGCGCGACTTGTATGGCAGCTTCGATACACTGGTGTTACCGTAG
- the fliR gene encoding flagellar biosynthetic protein FliR — translation MAEIEIFKLFLLVMVRFSGLLVSAPVLGSSNFPLQAKIGLAFFGAMLVTPTLPMLAEDLPDAVLGYAGLAIGEFFIGVMVGFVVGLVFAAVQVGGQIMDLQTGFGMMNVFNPALETQFPIFGFFLFILAVLYMLVANLHHVMILAFVHTFDVIPIGGFMAEPALLWEVSRWGDDMFIDGLIIAAPVAAAMMLAYVTMGLIGRVIPQIQLFVVGFPITIATGLMVVALSIGLYVQLLDGVFDRTFIRVDTLIRGMG, via the coding sequence ATGGCTGAGATAGAAATCTTTAAACTCTTTCTACTCGTCATGGTGCGTTTTTCCGGGCTGCTGGTATCGGCGCCTGTGCTCGGTTCGAGCAACTTCCCCCTGCAGGCCAAGATCGGCCTGGCCTTTTTCGGGGCCATGCTTGTCACCCCCACATTGCCCATGCTCGCGGAAGATCTGCCCGACGCCGTCCTGGGTTATGCCGGTCTGGCGATTGGCGAATTCTTTATCGGCGTGATGGTCGGCTTCGTGGTGGGCCTCGTATTCGCCGCCGTGCAGGTGGGCGGCCAGATTATGGACTTGCAGACGGGCTTCGGCATGATGAACGTCTTCAACCCTGCGCTGGAAACCCAGTTCCCCATCTTCGGCTTTTTCCTATTCATCCTGGCCGTGCTGTACATGCTGGTGGCCAATCTGCACCATGTCATGATCCTGGCCTTCGTCCACACCTTCGATGTCATCCCCATCGGAGGCTTCATGGCCGAGCCCGCCCTCCTGTGGGAGGTGAGCCGGTGGGGCGACGACATGTTCATTGACGGCCTGATCATCGCCGCCCCCGTGGCGGCCGCCATGATGCTCGCCTATGTCACCATGGGCCTCATCGGCCGGGTCATTCCCCAGATCCAGCTTTTTGTCGTGGGCTTTCCCATCACCATCGCCACGGGCCTCATGGTGGTGGCCCTGAGCATCGGGCTCTACGTCCAACTGCTGGACGGCGTCTTTGACCGCACTTTCATCCGGGTGGACACGCTCATCCGGGGCATGGGCTGA
- a CDS encoding gamma-glutamyltransferase family protein, whose protein sequence is MKRRTFLRATGTLAAASLAGCQTVPEPTGVAISTETKAMRIDPAKVDNRNQNRSTMTCMHGMACTSQPLASLAGVDVLRAGGNAIDAAIAANALLSLVEPMNCGPGGDLFAIVWIEKEQKLFGLNASGRAPYGWNLAEARKHNLSTIPGASPFAWSVPGCVSGWKALGERFGRQKASDWFEPVVRYAREGFPVSPIIASDWGTMDPAKFPTLAATFAPGGASPRFGDVFTNPDLAAFYEILIRDGLDAFYHGEPAERIVKFSRENGGYFDLKDFTDHTADWVEPASTNYRGYDVWEIPPNGQGICVLQMLNMLEQFDIGSLTPNSPEQLHLFVEAKKLAYEDRAVYYADPTFADVPMDWLISKDYGAQRAKLIDPKRASQAPAPGEFDKSDTIYMTTSDAEGNMVSLIQSTYGGWGSRLVPDRLGFPIQNRGSAFAVDEKHRNRLEPHKRPFHTIIPAFVTQGGRPVFSFGVMGGAFQPQGHTQVLMNLIDFGMSPQQAGEQPRVEHGGSSDPNGSRRVDGGQVRFEHHIPDATKVALAGMGHQVHESPGAFGGYQGIWREEGPRRYFGGTDPRKDGCAIGY, encoded by the coding sequence ATGAAACGCAGAACCTTTTTGCGGGCCACGGGCACACTGGCGGCGGCGAGCCTTGCCGGTTGCCAGACGGTACCGGAACCCACTGGGGTGGCGATCTCAACGGAGACGAAAGCCATGCGAATTGATCCCGCCAAAGTCGACAACCGTAATCAGAACCGCTCCACGATGACCTGCATGCACGGCATGGCCTGTACGAGTCAGCCCCTGGCATCGCTCGCGGGGGTGGACGTGTTGCGCGCGGGCGGGAACGCCATCGACGCCGCCATAGCAGCAAACGCGCTGCTGAGCCTGGTGGAGCCGATGAACTGCGGGCCGGGCGGAGACCTTTTTGCCATCGTGTGGATCGAGAAGGAGCAGAAGCTGTTCGGACTAAACGCGAGCGGACGGGCTCCCTATGGATGGAATCTGGCCGAAGCCCGAAAACATAATCTTTCCACGATCCCGGGCGCTTCGCCCTTTGCGTGGAGTGTGCCGGGCTGCGTCAGCGGATGGAAGGCCCTGGGAGAACGCTTTGGACGGCAGAAGGCATCGGACTGGTTCGAGCCGGTCGTGCGCTATGCCCGTGAAGGCTTCCCAGTCTCCCCCATCATCGCGTCGGACTGGGGCACGATGGACCCCGCGAAATTTCCCACGCTCGCGGCGACCTTTGCGCCGGGCGGTGCGAGTCCGCGCTTCGGTGATGTGTTCACCAATCCTGATCTGGCCGCCTTCTACGAGATCCTGATCCGAGATGGGCTGGACGCCTTCTATCACGGCGAACCAGCGGAGCGAATCGTCAAGTTTTCCCGCGAGAACGGCGGTTATTTTGATTTGAAAGACTTCACCGACCACACTGCCGATTGGGTGGAACCGGCAAGCACAAATTATCGCGGCTATGACGTGTGGGAGATTCCGCCGAACGGCCAGGGCATTTGCGTGCTCCAGATGCTGAACATGCTGGAGCAATTCGATATTGGGAGTCTAACTCCAAATTCGCCGGAGCAACTCCACCTCTTTGTTGAAGCCAAAAAACTGGCCTATGAAGATCGGGCGGTGTACTACGCGGATCCGACCTTTGCCGATGTGCCCATGGATTGGTTGATCTCGAAGGACTATGGTGCGCAGCGCGCGAAGCTCATCGATCCGAAGCGCGCTTCGCAGGCGCCCGCCCCCGGCGAGTTCGATAAGTCCGACACCATCTACATGACGACGTCGGACGCGGAGGGCAACATGGTATCGCTGATCCAGAGCACCTATGGCGGTTGGGGTTCTCGGCTGGTGCCGGATCGGCTTGGCTTTCCAATTCAGAATCGGGGCAGCGCCTTCGCCGTGGACGAAAAGCACCGCAACCGACTGGAGCCGCACAAGCGACCTTTCCATACGATCATTCCGGCATTTGTTACGCAAGGCGGCCGGCCCGTCTTTTCCTTTGGCGTGATGGGCGGCGCGTTTCAACCGCAGGGCCACACGCAGGTTCTGATGAACCTCATCGACTTCGGTATGTCGCCCCAGCAGGCGGGTGAACAGCCGCGCGTGGAGCATGGCGGAAGTTCGGACCCCAATGGGAGCCGGCGCGTGGATGGGGGGCAGGTTCGCTTCGAACACCACATTCCCGATGCGACGAAAGTAGCGCTGGCCGGGATGGGTCATCAGGTGCACGAGAGCCCCGGCGCCTTTGGCGGCTACCAGGGCATCTGGCGCGAAGAGGGACCGCGCCGTTACTTTGGCGGAACAGATCCGCGCAAAGATGGGTGCGCAATCGGCTATTGA
- the ubiE gene encoding bifunctional demethylmenaquinone methyltransferase/2-methoxy-6-polyprenyl-1,4-benzoquinol methylase UbiE translates to MPQSTPTPPSRMQAFKMFDRIAHRYDLLNRLLSMGTDVSWRKRLNRRIPARPGLHVLDLATGTADVLISMHGACAQVKSGVGLDMSGGMLKYGRLKLIKLGLFEKFRLVRGDATCLGLDSEQFDAVTISFGIRNVIDVPAALGEMRRILKPGGRALILEFSLPANRPFRALYLFYFRNILPRIGALISGDSHAYRYLNETVETFPYGEDFCKLMRDAGFEGVSATPLTFGIASLYEGERPADR, encoded by the coding sequence GTGCCCCAGAGTACCCCCACCCCGCCATCGCGCATGCAAGCCTTCAAGATGTTTGACCGGATCGCCCACCGCTATGATCTGCTCAACCGCCTCCTTTCCATGGGGACCGACGTGAGCTGGCGGAAGCGTCTGAACCGTCGAATTCCGGCCCGGCCCGGCCTCCATGTGCTGGATCTCGCCACCGGGACGGCCGATGTGCTGATTTCCATGCACGGCGCCTGCGCTCAGGTGAAATCGGGCGTAGGTCTGGATATGTCGGGCGGCATGCTGAAGTATGGCCGGCTCAAGCTGATCAAGCTGGGCTTGTTTGAAAAGTTCCGCCTTGTACGCGGCGATGCTACCTGTCTGGGGCTCGACTCGGAACAGTTTGACGCGGTCACCATATCCTTTGGCATCCGCAACGTGATCGACGTGCCCGCGGCCCTCGGGGAAATGCGGCGGATCCTGAAGCCGGGCGGACGCGCGCTGATCCTGGAGTTTTCCCTGCCGGCCAACCGTCCTTTTCGGGCCCTGTACCTCTTCTACTTCCGCAACATCCTGCCCCGCATCGGCGCACTCATCTCGGGTGATTCCCACGCCTACCGCTACCTCAACGAGACGGTGGAGACTTTTCCCTATGGCGAAGATTTCTGCAAGCTCATGCGCGATGCGGGCTTTGAGGGAGTGTCGGCAACACCGCTGACCTTTGGGATTGCGAGTCTCTATGAGGGGGAGCGGCCAGCCGACCGCTGA
- the flhA gene encoding flagellar biosynthesis protein FlhA — MAAFGQNQDLYLAAGVISILLIVFIPLPTVLIDVLLTINISVSVVVLLSTIYIQRPTEFSVFPALLLMLTLFRLSLNIATTRLILAQGDGGNVVAAFGSFVTSGNVFVGIVMFSILVIVQFVVITKGATRISEVAARFTLDAMPGKQMGVDSDLNAGLLTEQEARKRRRDIEREADFYGAMDGATKFVRGDAVAGLIITIINIVAGFGVGIYMMDLDARQSFFLFTTLTIGDGLVSQVPSLIISIAAGLVVTRTVSDENLGKDLSTQLTQQPRALAATAGLLVLAGLVPGLPTLPFVAVGIFLGILAYFSGQMVTQRQAESEAEATRKAIASEERPPARTEDLLTVDSLKIELGYGLITMADPGQGGDLLTRIQVIRQQIATKMGFIVPVIRIVDNMRLRPNEYQVKLRESVIASYELMPDHFLAMNPGLVEEEIEGYPTQEPAFGLQAVWVPSRDRDKAERLGYTIVEPTAVVATHLTELIMGHADELLTREDAQVLVNHLKESAPTVVEELMPKLLSMGELQKVLHNLLRERVSIRNLEMVLEVLCDYAPRTKDTEVLTEYVRHALAREICGAYSDEENVLRVVTLAPELEQEILSAVNNAQTGDYIPVPPDRSDAISTRCAAALQPLVVSGQDPVVLTSAPVRRYFKRIVERHIPKVVVLSYNEIDPAVGLESVGQVSA, encoded by the coding sequence ATGGCCGCCTTCGGACAGAACCAGGACCTCTACCTCGCGGCGGGCGTTATCTCGATCCTGCTGATCGTGTTCATCCCTTTGCCCACGGTCCTGATCGACGTCCTGCTCACCATCAACATTTCCGTGTCGGTCGTGGTGCTCCTAAGCACCATCTACATCCAGCGCCCGACCGAATTCTCCGTCTTTCCGGCGCTGCTGCTCATGCTGACCCTGTTCCGGCTGAGCCTGAACATCGCCACGACGCGCCTGATTCTGGCCCAGGGCGACGGCGGCAATGTGGTCGCCGCCTTTGGCAGTTTCGTAACTTCCGGCAATGTCTTCGTCGGTATTGTCATGTTCTCCATCCTGGTCATCGTCCAGTTTGTGGTGATCACCAAGGGCGCCACGCGCATCTCTGAAGTAGCCGCGCGCTTTACCCTCGACGCCATGCCCGGCAAGCAGATGGGCGTGGACTCGGACCTGAACGCCGGCCTTCTCACCGAGCAGGAAGCGCGCAAGCGCCGTCGCGATATTGAGCGCGAAGCCGATTTCTACGGCGCCATGGACGGCGCCACGAAGTTCGTGCGCGGCGATGCCGTCGCCGGCCTCATCATCACGATCATCAACATCGTGGCGGGCTTCGGCGTGGGCATCTACATGATGGACCTTGATGCCCGACAGTCCTTTTTTCTGTTTACCACGCTGACCATCGGCGACGGTCTCGTCTCTCAGGTGCCCTCGCTTATCATCTCGATTGCCGCCGGCCTCGTCGTGACGCGGACGGTGTCCGATGAGAACCTGGGCAAGGACCTCAGCACCCAGTTGACCCAGCAGCCCCGGGCGCTGGCCGCGACCGCCGGCCTGCTGGTGCTGGCCGGTCTGGTGCCCGGCCTGCCAACCCTGCCCTTTGTCGCCGTGGGTATATTCCTCGGCATCCTGGCCTATTTCTCCGGCCAGATGGTGACCCAGCGCCAGGCCGAATCCGAAGCCGAGGCCACGCGCAAGGCCATCGCCTCGGAGGAACGCCCCCCCGCGCGAACGGAAGACCTCCTCACGGTGGACTCCCTCAAGATCGAGCTGGGCTACGGGCTTATCACCATGGCCGATCCGGGACAGGGCGGCGATCTGCTCACCCGCATCCAGGTGATCCGCCAGCAGATTGCGACCAAGATGGGCTTTATCGTGCCCGTGATTCGCATTGTGGACAACATGCGGCTGCGCCCCAACGAGTACCAGGTGAAACTGCGCGAGTCGGTTATCGCCTCCTACGAGCTCATGCCCGATCACTTTCTGGCGATGAACCCCGGCCTGGTGGAAGAGGAGATCGAGGGCTACCCGACCCAGGAGCCGGCCTTTGGACTTCAGGCGGTGTGGGTGCCCTCCCGCGATCGGGACAAGGCCGAGCGCCTGGGCTACACCATCGTGGAACCTACGGCGGTTGTGGCGACCCACCTCACCGAGCTTATCATGGGTCATGCCGACGAACTGTTGACCCGCGAAGACGCCCAGGTGCTGGTCAACCACCTCAAGGAATCCGCCCCAACGGTGGTGGAAGAGCTCATGCCCAAGCTGCTGAGCATGGGCGAACTCCAGAAGGTGCTCCACAACCTCCTGCGCGAGCGCGTCTCCATTCGCAACCTGGAAATGGTGCTGGAAGTGCTCTGCGACTATGCCCCGCGCACCAAGGACACCGAAGTACTCACGGAATACGTACGCCACGCGCTGGCCCGGGAGATCTGCGGGGCCTACAGCGACGAAGAGAACGTCCTGCGCGTGGTGACCCTGGCGCCGGAACTGGAGCAGGAGATTCTCAGTGCGGTGAACAATGCCCAGACGGGGGACTATATCCCCGTGCCGCCCGATCGCTCCGACGCCATCAGCACCCGCTGCGCCGCCGCCCTCCAGCCCCTCGTGGTCAGCGGGCAGGATCCCGTCGTATTGACCTCGGCCCCGGTGCGGCGCTATTTTAAGCGCATCGTGGAGCGGCATATCCCCAAGGTCGTCGTGCTGTCTTATAACGAGATAGACCCGGCGGTCGGCCTGGAGAGTGTCGGCCAGGTGAGCGCATGA
- a CDS encoding DUF2334 domain-containing protein, with translation MKHVLIRDDDLCYFSQPERVDEIYGFALDAGLPVNFSVIPKVDANARTNSRDFGPGTFEPFIPREYQGREECFSVLDNPALTRYLRGAPAVEILQHGFCHGGAPGRYEFELPDRSSAAEKLRAGSAILQEAFGATPTTFVAPQDKYSRASFHEILRKFQIFSLGWLDRTRLPATVLPAYAWMKVRGRNVLRSGGASCIEHPGVIFSKFKNTEVELQRFHAYMEDHPVTVLVLHHWEFYDDGRLNRGLHAKFKDTVNALADSGQCAFLNFRDIHQVLN, from the coding sequence ATGAAGCACGTGCTGATCCGGGATGATGACCTGTGTTACTTTTCTCAGCCGGAGCGCGTTGATGAAATATATGGATTCGCACTCGACGCGGGCCTGCCGGTAAACTTCTCGGTCATTCCCAAGGTAGACGCCAACGCCCGAACGAATTCCCGCGATTTCGGTCCCGGCACGTTTGAGCCCTTTATACCCCGGGAATATCAGGGGAGGGAAGAGTGCTTTTCCGTCCTGGATAATCCCGCACTTACGCGCTACCTGCGGGGAGCGCCTGCCGTGGAAATTCTCCAGCACGGCTTTTGCCACGGCGGCGCACCCGGTCGCTATGAGTTTGAATTGCCCGACAGGTCAAGCGCGGCGGAAAAGTTGCGCGCGGGTTCCGCGATCCTCCAGGAAGCCTTTGGCGCAACCCCCACGACCTTCGTCGCGCCTCAGGACAAGTACTCCCGTGCCTCCTTCCACGAGATCCTGAGAAAGTTTCAGATCTTCTCTCTGGGCTGGCTGGACCGCACGCGGCTCCCGGCCACCGTCCTCCCGGCCTACGCCTGGATGAAGGTGCGTGGGAGGAACGTGCTCCGATCGGGCGGGGCGTCATGTATCGAACATCCCGGCGTCATCTTCTCGAAGTTCAAGAACACCGAGGTGGAACTCCAACGCTTCCACGCCTACATGGAGGATCACCCCGTCACGGTGCTCGTCCTTCATCACTGGGAATTCTACGATGACGGACGACTCAATCGCGGCCTGCACGCGAAGTTCAAGGATACGGTTAACGCTTTGGCCGACTCGGGCCAGTGCGCCTTCCTTAATTTCCGCGACATCCACCAGGTTTTGAATTGA
- a CDS encoding methyltransferase domain-containing protein — protein sequence MSPIEAPDTICHHPERARNLSLEYILDFVPPSAARILDCTGTWGQRGHRIKSRGAREVIGLVDATAGTPGPHEGYDEVVQGPLDFVQLPRQRFDCMICGDALERLRNPEAFLPPLLKLLAPGGLFLAAVPNMQYHKIVCALAEGRWDYGERGVWSRDNLRFYTAHELRWLMNRAGVAQCKLASLVADAPGDFPRDEAGYARAGRLRIGPLGDDAYAAWLIEYYLLLAVKPA from the coding sequence ATGAGCCCAATCGAAGCCCCCGACACGATCTGCCACCATCCGGAGCGCGCGCGCAACCTGTCGCTCGAATATATACTCGACTTTGTGCCCCCTTCGGCCGCCCGTATTCTCGACTGCACGGGCACGTGGGGACAGCGGGGACATCGCATCAAGTCGCGCGGCGCCCGCGAAGTGATCGGGCTCGTTGACGCCACCGCGGGCACGCCGGGACCCCACGAAGGATACGACGAGGTAGTTCAGGGTCCCCTCGATTTCGTCCAATTGCCGCGACAACGCTTCGACTGCATGATCTGCGGCGATGCCCTTGAGCGGCTGCGCAACCCCGAAGCGTTTCTTCCGCCGCTCCTGAAGTTGCTCGCCCCGGGCGGACTCTTTCTCGCCGCCGTGCCCAACATGCAGTACCACAAGATTGTCTGCGCACTGGCCGAGGGGCGCTGGGACTATGGCGAGCGCGGCGTTTGGTCCCGGGACAATCTTCGCTTCTATACGGCCCACGAGTTGCGCTGGCTGATGAACCGCGCCGGTGTTGCCCAGTGCAAGCTGGCAAGCCTGGTGGCCGACGCGCCCGGCGACTTTCCCCGGGATGAGGCGGGCTATGCCCGCGCGGGACGGCTTCGCATCGGGCCGCTGGGGGACGACGCCTACGCCGCGTGGCTCATTGAGTATTACCTGCTGCTTGCGGTTAAACCGGCCTGA
- the flhB gene encoding flagellar biosynthesis protein FlhB, with product MAEDTGGEKSLPASGQKIQRAREEGNVARSQDLSAGIALAVALVALVFFGQMSFDTMLDASRYYLGHAHELTLDQTTPLQLTVGALRFVALATLPVALVLLAAGMLINVAQVGFLMTSKPLVPKFSRIDPISGMQRFFSLRSAIELIKSVLKLVLVLVVVWFAIRNRVEEFVVLQAMTPMAILYAVCDLVYAVWWRIALVMVLLGLADYGYQRWQHLQDLRMTQQEARQETKEMEGDPQIKRRVRQLQRQIAMQRMMKDVPSADVIITNPVRFAVALRYDMGNMDTPVVVAKGARKMAERIRDLATEHNVPIVQKPELARALYKSIEVGQGIPENLFRAVAEVLSYVYRIDRRRDKIREREAAWAGGEGR from the coding sequence ATGGCGGAAGATACCGGCGGAGAAAAGTCGTTACCGGCGAGCGGACAAAAAATCCAGCGCGCGCGGGAAGAAGGCAATGTCGCGCGGAGCCAGGATCTCAGCGCGGGCATCGCCCTGGCCGTGGCCCTGGTGGCCCTGGTATTTTTTGGACAGATGAGTTTCGACACCATGCTGGACGCTTCGCGTTACTATCTGGGCCACGCCCATGAGCTCACGCTGGACCAGACCACGCCCCTGCAATTGACCGTGGGCGCCCTGCGCTTTGTGGCCCTGGCCACGCTGCCCGTCGCCCTGGTGCTGCTGGCCGCAGGCATGCTGATCAATGTCGCCCAGGTTGGCTTTCTGATGACTTCGAAGCCGCTGGTTCCGAAATTCTCCCGCATCGACCCGATCAGCGGCATGCAGCGCTTCTTTTCGCTGCGCTCCGCCATCGAGCTGATAAAGTCCGTCCTCAAGCTGGTGCTCGTACTCGTCGTGGTCTGGTTCGCCATCCGCAACCGGGTCGAAGAGTTTGTCGTCCTCCAAGCGATGACGCCCATGGCCATTCTCTACGCCGTCTGCGATCTGGTCTACGCCGTGTGGTGGCGCATCGCCCTGGTGATGGTGCTGCTGGGCCTGGCGGACTACGGCTATCAGCGCTGGCAGCACCTGCAGGACCTGCGCATGACGCAGCAGGAGGCGCGTCAGGAAACGAAGGAAATGGAGGGCGACCCCCAGATCAAGCGGCGCGTGCGCCAGCTCCAGCGCCAGATCGCCATGCAGCGCATGATGAAGGATGTGCCCAGCGCCGACGTGATCATCACGAACCCCGTACGCTTCGCCGTGGCGTTGCGCTACGACATGGGCAACATGGACACCCCCGTCGTCGTCGCCAAGGGTGCGCGCAAGATGGCCGAGCGCATCCGCGATCTCGCCACGGAGCACAATGTCCCCATCGTGCAGAAACCGGAACTGGCCCGGGCGCTATACAAGAGCATCGAAGTGGGCCAGGGCATCCCGGAGAATCTCTTCCGTGCCGTGGCCGAGGTGCTCTCCTACGTTTACCGTATTGATCGGCGGCGGGACAAGATCCGCGAGCGCGAGGCGGCGTGGGCCGGCGGGGAGGGCCGCTAA
- a CDS encoding glycosyltransferase family 4 protein — MVKEEWGGTETVIVEISRKQKERGYDPEIYTSLALSDRRSEEVCGIATHRFGYTYTRFGLSRENRKLLDKRGGDLYSFAMFVKLLICNNAMVIHLHTAGRVGALVRLVARLKGIPYVVSIHGGAIDIPKELVDQIVKPLKGSFNWGKPIDMLLRKNRVLDDASGIICLGAGEQNRMQEKYPNKRIAYFPNGVDLNKFRSGSREHFLRKHGIPADSRIILSVASFYSQKNQLLLVNSFAKLRREGQKMTLVMVGVVYDDKYFREILEAIAEHKIADSVVLIQNLDFDDPELSDCYAAADVFVHTSRYETFGIVILEAWAAGKPVICAPVGGIKSFVEDRENGLFFDLEQPDDLTDKMRMLLSDEALQKKLVENGAQAVENYSWDVITDQLLAFYRDVTP; from the coding sequence ATGGTAAAGGAAGAGTGGGGTGGAACCGAGACGGTCATCGTCGAAATTTCCAGGAAGCAGAAAGAGCGCGGCTACGACCCGGAGATTTATACGTCACTTGCCCTTTCGGACCGGCGTTCCGAAGAGGTGTGCGGAATCGCCACCCACCGCTTCGGATATACCTACACCCGATTCGGTCTTTCCCGGGAAAACCGAAAACTGCTCGACAAGCGCGGTGGCGACCTGTACTCGTTCGCCATGTTCGTCAAGTTGCTGATCTGCAACAACGCCATGGTTATCCACCTCCACACCGCCGGTCGCGTTGGTGCGCTGGTTCGGCTCGTGGCGCGACTGAAGGGCATCCCCTACGTGGTATCCATCCACGGGGGCGCGATCGATATCCCGAAGGAACTGGTGGACCAGATCGTCAAGCCGCTGAAAGGGAGCTTCAACTGGGGCAAGCCGATTGACATGCTCCTGCGGAAGAATCGGGTGCTTGACGATGCGAGCGGTATCATTTGCCTGGGGGCCGGGGAGCAGAATCGAATGCAGGAAAAGTATCCCAACAAGAGGATTGCCTACTTCCCCAACGGTGTCGACCTGAACAAGTTTCGCTCCGGTTCGCGGGAGCATTTCTTACGCAAGCACGGCATTCCGGCGGATTCCAGGATCATTCTCTCCGTCGCCAGCTTCTACAGCCAGAAGAATCAATTGCTGTTGGTGAACAGCTTCGCGAAGCTCCGGCGCGAGGGCCAGAAAATGACCCTCGTGATGGTGGGCGTGGTCTACGATGACAAGTATTTCCGAGAAATCCTGGAGGCCATCGCCGAGCACAAGATCGCGGATTCCGTGGTGCTGATCCAGAATCTCGACTTTGACGATCCGGAGCTGTCTGACTGCTATGCGGCAGCCGATGTGTTTGTCCACACCAGCCGTTACGAAACCTTTGGCATCGTCATTCTGGAAGCCTGGGCCGCCGGTAAGCCCGTTATCTGCGCCCCCGTCGGCGGGATAAAGTCCTTCGTCGAAGATCGCGAAAATGGATTGTTTTTCGATCTTGAACAGCCAGACGACCTCACGGACAAGATGCGTATGCTCCTTAGCGATGAGGCTCTTCAGAAGAAGCTGGTGGAGAACGGCGCCCAGGCCGTTGAGAACTACAGTTGGGATGTGATCACGGATCAACTGCTGGCCTTTTACAGGGACGTGACGCCATGA